The following are encoded together in the Hyalangium minutum genome:
- a CDS encoding NmrA family NAD(P)-binding protein, which translates to MSNPDIRPILVAGATGKQGGAVVRALLQAGRPVRALTRDPASAAGQALAAQGVEVVKGDFTDSASLDAALAGVEGVFSVQMGSQPSDPYTEIVTGKALVEAAKRADVNVIVHTSVARAGDHENFVGWDEGRWEPLYWQNKAAVNDMVKTQGFRHWVILKPALIMEDLVPPMVDFMFASLREHGRFETAIEADTGLDWIAAQDIGAFAAAAFADPERFHGHEIDLSAECATLVEVAAKIAKGTGKPVSAVTFSEDEMLAQGYHPLHVRGQVWDNVEGYKVDLNAVRSWGVPLTSLDQFINQHRDKFVIG; encoded by the coding sequence ATGTCGAACCCCGATATTCGCCCAATCCTCGTGGCCGGTGCCACCGGCAAGCAAGGTGGTGCCGTCGTCCGCGCGCTGCTGCAAGCGGGCCGCCCCGTACGCGCCCTGACGCGCGATCCCGCTTCGGCTGCGGGACAGGCGCTCGCGGCGCAGGGAGTGGAGGTCGTGAAGGGCGACTTTACCGATTCCGCCAGCCTCGATGCGGCATTGGCAGGAGTGGAAGGCGTCTTCTCAGTGCAGATGGGATCGCAGCCCAGTGACCCCTATACCGAGATCGTAACCGGCAAGGCATTGGTCGAGGCCGCTAAACGCGCGGACGTCAACGTGATCGTTCACACCTCCGTCGCCCGGGCAGGCGATCACGAGAATTTCGTCGGCTGGGACGAGGGCCGCTGGGAGCCGCTGTACTGGCAGAACAAGGCGGCCGTGAACGACATGGTCAAGACGCAGGGCTTCCGCCACTGGGTGATCCTGAAGCCTGCCCTCATCATGGAGGACTTGGTGCCGCCGATGGTGGATTTCATGTTCGCTTCGCTCCGCGAACACGGTCGGTTCGAGACTGCGATCGAAGCGGACACCGGCCTCGACTGGATCGCCGCGCAGGACATCGGCGCATTCGCGGCGGCCGCCTTCGCCGACCCTGAGCGTTTCCACGGTCATGAGATTGACCTCTCTGCGGAATGCGCCACTTTGGTCGAGGTTGCAGCCAAGATCGCGAAGGGCACCGGAAAGCCGGTTTCGGCCGTCACCTTCTCGGAAGATGAGATGCTCGCGCAAGGCTACCATCCGCTGCACGTCAGGGGCCAGGTATGGGACAATGTCGAGGGCTATAAGGTGGACCTCAATGCCGTTCGTAGCTGGGGTGTGCCGCTGACGTCGCTTGATCAATTCATTAATCAGCACCGCGACAAGTTCGTCATCGGCTGA
- a CDS encoding transporter, whose product MHQGSRTPRSKRRASGRSSPLFFNYAHEPLVVINPANADRLQHLVRNQLGFDLIGSTGLGERFELGLVAPLKIERGEFNELPTGNLEQSWKGGLGDLRLVPKVLLLERDTLRLGLAAPMVMPTADASELQGQKGFGVQPRLAADYAFESGTRLLANLGLNVRSRRIGRIEAMLLVRAGAEVPRRSDTISPPCAPPGPAATSPSFR is encoded by the coding sequence ATGCACCAAGGATCGCGCACCCCGCGATCGAAACGCCGCGCTTCCGGAAGATCGTCTCCACTCTTCTTCAACTACGCCCATGAGCCGCTCGTCGTCATCAACCCGGCCAACGCCGACCGGCTGCAGCACCTGGTGCGCAACCAGCTCGGCTTCGACCTGATCGGCTCCACCGGCCTGGGGGAGCGCTTCGAGCTGGGCCTCGTGGCCCCGCTCAAGATCGAGCGCGGCGAGTTCAACGAGCTGCCCACCGGCAACCTGGAGCAGTCGTGGAAGGGCGGCCTGGGTGACCTCCGGCTCGTCCCCAAGGTGTTACTTCTAGAACGCGACACCCTGCGGCTGGGGCTCGCGGCGCCAATGGTGATGCCCACGGCGGACGCCTCGGAGCTTCAGGGCCAGAAGGGGTTTGGCGTGCAGCCGCGGCTCGCGGCGGACTACGCCTTCGAGAGCGGCACCCGGCTGCTGGCCAACCTGGGCCTCAACGTGCGCAGCCGGCGTATAGGCAGGATAGAGGCCATGTTGCTGGTGAGGGCTGGAGCGGAGGTGCCGAGGAGGAGCGACACGATCAGCCCTCCTTGCGCACCACCCGGTCCCGCCGCCACTTCACCTTCTTTCCGATGA
- a CDS encoding TetR/AcrR family transcriptional regulator, translating to MIAMNDLSHRHQRRLPPAERGRAQDRSRDDLIIGAALELLAEKGYHSLTMTDVAARAGVSKATLYRRWTAKADLVTDAVATLNPMTTPRYPGTSLRDDLLALMEQAGNCDDSPEVVTATMEMARLHPDLYRTLTERFGTFVRAELDKLATRAADAGHAPLSEVELDVLCDTVVALLAHYAGPAGASIPRERLIGLVDHVLMVLLTGTRAAE from the coding sequence ATGATTGCCATGAACGATCTGTCTCACCGTCATCAGCGTCGCCTTCCGCCGGCGGAACGGGGGCGCGCGCAGGACAGAAGCCGCGACGATCTCATCATCGGCGCAGCGCTCGAGCTGCTCGCCGAAAAGGGCTATCATAGCCTGACGATGACTGATGTGGCGGCGCGTGCGGGGGTGTCGAAGGCGACGCTGTATCGACGTTGGACGGCAAAGGCAGATCTTGTGACCGACGCCGTCGCTACGCTGAATCCGATGACCACGCCGCGCTATCCCGGCACGTCACTGCGCGACGATCTCCTCGCGTTGATGGAGCAAGCCGGCAATTGCGACGACAGTCCCGAGGTTGTGACCGCGACGATGGAGATGGCGCGGTTGCACCCGGACCTTTATCGGACTCTCACCGAGCGCTTCGGCACGTTCGTTCGGGCCGAGCTGGACAAGCTCGCCACCCGAGCGGCCGATGCGGGACACGCGCCACTGTCGGAGGTCGAACTCGACGTTCTGTGCGATACGGTCGTCGCGCTGCTGGCTCATTACGCTGGACCGGCTGGTGCATCAATTCCGCGCGAGCGTCTGATTGGACTGGTCGACCATGTGCTGATGGTCCTGCTGACGGGAACACGTGCCGCGGAGTAG